The proteins below are encoded in one region of Clostridium fermenticellae:
- a CDS encoding alpha/beta fold hydrolase — protein sequence MFIKVNDMNIFYKKSGSGKKIVLLHGWGGKADSFLPVYNYLSSTYEVYAIDFPGFGRSDEPPEPWNVTDYANMLLGFFEALNIDKAILIGHSFGGRVSILFSSMYGDRVEKVVLTDSAGLIPKRSLKYYLSVYKFKALKKLYLTFTPGKDKDEKLERFYRTHGSDDYREARAMRGTFVKVINQDLRPCLPKINVPTLLIWGDQDEETPLSFGQIMEKEIPDAALIVFKGAGHFAYLDKINDFNKIVSKFLGGN from the coding sequence ATGTTTATAAAAGTCAATGATATGAATATATTTTATAAAAAGTCTGGAAGTGGTAAAAAAATAGTATTATTACATGGGTGGGGTGGAAAAGCAGATAGTTTTCTCCCGGTTTATAATTATCTGTCTTCAACGTATGAGGTCTACGCTATAGATTTTCCCGGATTTGGAAGATCGGATGAACCGCCAGAACCTTGGAATGTTACAGATTATGCAAATATGCTTCTCGGTTTTTTTGAAGCTTTAAATATTGATAAGGCAATTTTGATAGGGCATTCCTTTGGAGGAAGAGTATCTATATTATTTTCATCTATGTATGGTGACAGAGTTGAGAAGGTTGTTTTAACTGATAGTGCAGGACTTATTCCAAAGAGGAGTCTAAAATATTATTTAAGTGTATATAAATTTAAAGCCCTTAAAAAATTGTATCTTACTTTCACACCGGGAAAGGATAAGGATGAAAAATTAGAAAGATTTTATAGAACTCATGGATCAGATGATTATAGGGAGGCTAGAGCTATGAGAGGAACTTTTGTTAAAGTTATAAATCAGGATTTACGCCCCTGTCTTCCTAAAATAAATGTTCCTACACTATTGATATGGGGTGATCAGGATGAAGAGACTCCTTTGAGTTTTGGACAGATAATGGAAAAGGAGATACCAGATGCTGCACTCATAGTGTTTAAAGGAGCAGGCCATTTTGCATATCTTGACAAAATAAATGATTTTAATAAAATTGTTTCAAAATTTCTTGGAGGTAATTAA
- a CDS encoding UDP-N-acetylmuramoyl-tripeptide--D-alanyl-D-alanine ligase — protein MELALYAIIVLYFIYMCYSEVKKQLHMAQLEGYKPIQYWWWVKTNMRSIIISNVFQLIFCFIMFIVSFYNYNIAIVCTAIIGWIVLDTIISIMRKSNVKAKKPLVFTPRASRLFTTNCILIVIFMLIGFFISDDLIQFLLCLAVIQFFIWLVMLISSRINYPIEMHIQMGFKKDAAKKISSMDNLKVIGITGSYGKTSTKYFVKTILSEKYNTLMTPSSFNTPMGITKVIREDLTRQHEVFVCEMGARNIGDIKELCDIAHPSIGIITTIGPQHLATFKTMENIANTKYELIEALPEDGMAVLNMDNEYCKKMWDKTKIQKYGYSIENTENAGGVFLRAENIKVSKKGLMFTIKGSDGLEIECNTKLLGKVNVSNILAGACIALKLGLTPEQIKRGIKRIEPVPHRLQILDTNNGLTVIDDAFNSNPSGSKEALETIKELTGGRKIVITPGMVELGDIEYEENKKFGKIMAKCCDYAILVGIKRTKPILEGLKEENFPHDRIIVTATLDEATQKFSKISKIGDIVLFENDLTDNYNE, from the coding sequence ATGGAGTTAGCGTTATATGCAATTATTGTCTTATATTTCATTTACATGTGTTATTCAGAAGTAAAAAAACAGCTTCATATGGCACAGCTTGAAGGTTACAAACCTATCCAGTATTGGTGGTGGGTTAAAACTAATATGAGATCCATAATCATTTCAAATGTATTTCAGTTAATATTTTGTTTTATAATGTTTATAGTATCCTTTTATAATTATAATATAGCAATTGTGTGTACTGCTATAATAGGATGGATTGTGCTGGATACAATAATTTCTATTATGAGAAAGAGTAATGTCAAGGCTAAGAAACCACTTGTATTTACACCAAGGGCTTCAAGATTATTTACTACTAATTGTATTCTTATTGTAATATTTATGCTTATTGGATTTTTTATAAGTGATGATTTAATACAATTTTTACTTTGTCTTGCGGTAATACAATTTTTTATATGGCTCGTAATGCTTATTTCTTCCAGGATAAATTATCCTATAGAAATGCATATACAAATGGGATTTAAAAAGGATGCTGCAAAGAAAATATCATCAATGGATAATTTGAAGGTTATAGGTATTACAGGGAGTTATGGTAAGACTAGTACTAAGTATTTTGTGAAGACAATATTATCTGAAAAGTATAATACCCTTATGACACCTTCTAGTTTTAATACACCTATGGGTATAACAAAGGTAATAAGGGAAGATCTTACAAGGCAGCATGAGGTATTTGTGTGTGAAATGGGTGCAAGAAATATAGGAGATATAAAAGAGCTGTGTGATATAGCACATCCATCTATAGGAATAATAACTACTATTGGGCCACAGCATCTTGCAACGTTTAAAACCATGGAAAACATTGCAAATACAAAATATGAGTTAATAGAAGCATTACCTGAAGATGGTATGGCAGTATTAAATATGGACAATGAGTACTGCAAAAAAATGTGGGATAAAACTAAAATTCAGAAGTATGGTTATAGTATAGAAAATACTGAAAATGCCGGGGGAGTATTTTTAAGGGCAGAAAATATAAAAGTTTCTAAGAAGGGTCTTATGTTTACTATAAAAGGTTCAGATGGACTTGAAATTGAATGTAATACGAAGCTTTTAGGTAAAGTTAATGTAAGTAACATTCTTGCGGGTGCTTGTATAGCACTAAAACTCGGACTTACGCCTGAACAAATAAAAAGGGGCATAAAGAGAATAGAACCTGTGCCGCACAGACTTCAAATACTTGATACCAATAATGGATTAACAGTGATAGATGACGCTTTTAATTCAAATCCAAGTGGGTCTAAGGAGGCTCTTGAAACAATAAAAGAATTAACAGGTGGAAGAAAAATAGTTATAACACCTGGAATGGTTGAACTTGGAGATATAGAATATGAGGAGAATAAAAAGTTTGGAAAGATTATGGCTAAATGTTGTGATTATGCTATCTTGGTTGGAATAAAGAGAACAAAACCAATATTGGAAGGACTTAAGGAAGAAAATTTCCCGCATGACAGGATAATAGTTACAGCGACACTTGATGAAGCAACACAGAAATTTAGCAAGATTTCAAAAATTGGTGATATTGTTTTATTTGAGAATGACCTGACTGATAATTACAATGAATAA
- a CDS encoding dipeptidase, with amino-acid sequence MVLKVFDGHSDIFTDVTIKRSAGDKDIIKKYHLDRLKKGGVQASILGIWIDPPYTDQDPTSRMLQIMGYVAEEIEDLKEYGGIVYSYDDFSKLKDQNKLAILIGMEGISGFKDNANFINAMYKFGVRHAMLTWNEENEFATGVLSPNKNRGLTKLGVEVVNRMESLGMIVDVSHANEKTFWDIYENTTKPFIASHSNAYSVCNAARNLKDDQIKAIGERGGVIGMNAWPDFIDKDKPSAEKLADHIDYIANLIGIDHIGFGFDFCDFLESSTTSSFEESGTVLTPGLEDASRIPNLLDILSKRGYKDCDLEKIAYKNMERIIKEIVK; translated from the coding sequence ATGGTGTTAAAAGTTTTTGACGGACATTCTGATATATTTACAGATGTTACTATTAAAAGATCAGCAGGAGATAAAGATATAATAAAAAAATACCATTTGGATAGATTAAAAAAGGGAGGAGTTCAGGCTTCTATACTTGGTATATGGATAGATCCACCATATACTGATCAAGATCCAACATCTAGGATGCTTCAAATAATGGGTTATGTAGCTGAGGAAATAGAAGATTTAAAAGAATATGGTGGAATTGTATACAGCTATGATGATTTTTCAAAATTGAAGGATCAGAATAAACTTGCAATATTGATAGGAATGGAAGGCATAAGCGGTTTTAAAGATAATGCAAACTTTATAAATGCAATGTATAAGTTTGGTGTAAGGCATGCAATGTTAACCTGGAATGAGGAAAATGAGTTTGCAACGGGAGTACTCAGTCCTAACAAGAACAGAGGGCTTACGAAATTAGGTGTAGAGGTTGTAAATAGAATGGAAAGCCTTGGAATGATAGTTGATGTATCACATGCAAATGAGAAGACTTTCTGGGATATATATGAGAATACTACTAAACCATTTATAGCATCTCATTCCAATGCTTATTCAGTATGTAATGCGGCTAGAAATTTAAAGGATGATCAAATTAAGGCAATTGGTGAACGTGGTGGAGTAATAGGAATGAATGCTTGGCCTGATTTTATTGATAAAGATAAACCATCTGCCGAAAAATTAGCAGATCATATTGATTATATAGCAAATCTTATAGGAATAGACCACATAGGATTTGGATTTGACTTCTGTGACTTCCTTGAATCAAGTACAACATCCTCATTTGAAGAAAGTGGCACAGTATTAACTCCGGGATTGGAGGATGCATCTAGAATACCTAACCTTCTGGATATCTTATCTAAAAGAGGATATAAAGACTGTGATTTAGAAAAAATAGCTTATAAAAATATGGAAAGAATAATTAAAGAGATAGTAAAATAA
- a CDS encoding MarR family winged helix-turn-helix transcriptional regulator: MDDRIEMQIGRKINILAKRVHRRIDKEVSQYGITAVQSRILGFIYYKSNKRDIFQKDIEEELDIRRSSVTSVLQLMEKNGYIRRVNVSEDARLKKIIITEKGLEIQKKVYDHIIEMENFLRSELNDEEISILINLLDRLCKKVEE, translated from the coding sequence ATGGATGATAGAATAGAAATGCAGATTGGAAGAAAAATTAATATACTTGCTAAAAGAGTACATAGAAGAATAGATAAAGAGGTTTCTCAGTATGGTATAACTGCTGTTCAATCTCGAATACTTGGATTTATATACTATAAGTCAAATAAAAGAGATATATTTCAAAAAGATATAGAAGAAGAATTAGATATAAGACGCTCATCAGTAACTAGTGTGCTTCAGCTTATGGAGAAAAATGGATATATAAGACGGGTAAATGTATCTGAAGATGCAAGACTCAAAAAAATAATAATTACAGAAAAGGGATTGGAAATTCAAAAAAAAGTTTATGACCATATAATTGAAATGGAGAACTTTTTACGCAGTGAGCTAAATGATGAGGAGATCAGTATATTAATTAATTTACTTGATAGATTATGTAAAAAAGTAGAGGAATAA
- a CDS encoding PLP-dependent aminotransferase family protein, with translation MFNDIKLNRKTPVYIQIKDYIKSMILKGMIRKDEKLPSTRELSSLLSVSRNTIVCAYETLRDEGFIYMKIGKGAFVSDVQIKHQSMWKVDWTKMINSYAKNAEKFDTVKHEAKWKKGMISFKSIAPDENLFEVGEFKKAFLNRMSIEGEKILNYGYAKGYSPLIKYLLKYMENKGVNIKNKDILITNGFTEGFDIILSSILNDGDNIICENPTHDTAIKIMKLHNLNIHGVKLDNDGVNLDELKNTLSQNKFKIAYLIPSYHNPTGIVMSADKRIKVYNLLKEYNVPIIEDGFNEELRYMGSHIAPIMALSDNGNSVLYVGSLSKILFPGIRIGWIMADQEFIGYLESVKRSRNIHTSFLDQAVLYEYLESGNFEKYIRKARKVYKEKYEFVLKCADKYIPDAKVYGEGGLHIFIKLEGVNARNVLKICCERGVIFTPGDIFYTDHSRNDTFRLGFSRVSINEIERGFKIIGDVVKELKV, from the coding sequence GTGTTTAACGATATTAAGCTGAATAGAAAAACGCCTGTATACATACAGATAAAAGATTATATAAAAAGTATGATTTTAAAGGGAATGATAAGAAAAGATGAAAAGCTTCCCTCTACTAGAGAACTTTCTTCTCTTTTAAGTGTAAGCAGAAATACTATAGTATGTGCTTATGAAACACTAAGAGATGAAGGGTTTATATATATGAAGATAGGTAAAGGAGCTTTTGTTTCAGATGTTCAGATAAAGCATCAGAGTATGTGGAAGGTTGATTGGACAAAAATGATTAATTCGTATGCTAAAAATGCTGAAAAGTTTGATACAGTGAAACATGAGGCAAAGTGGAAGAAGGGAATGATTTCTTTTAAAAGTATAGCGCCAGACGAAAACTTATTTGAAGTTGGGGAATTTAAAAAAGCTTTTTTAAATCGTATGTCAATAGAGGGGGAGAAAATACTTAATTATGGGTATGCTAAAGGATATAGTCCGCTTATAAAGTATCTGTTAAAATACATGGAGAATAAAGGAGTTAATATAAAAAATAAGGATATACTCATTACTAATGGATTTACTGAAGGTTTCGATATAATCCTGTCAAGTATCTTAAATGATGGTGATAACATTATATGTGAAAATCCAACACATGATACGGCAATAAAGATAATGAAACTTCATAATCTTAATATACATGGTGTAAAACTTGATAATGATGGAGTTAATTTAGATGAACTTAAGAATACACTATCTCAAAATAAGTTTAAAATTGCATACCTGATACCTTCATATCATAATCCTACGGGAATTGTAATGTCGGCAGATAAACGAATCAAGGTCTATAATTTACTTAAGGAGTATAATGTACCAATAATAGAAGATGGCTTTAATGAGGAATTAAGATATATGGGATCTCACATAGCTCCAATAATGGCACTTAGTGATAATGGCAATAGTGTATTGTATGTTGGGAGTCTTTCAAAAATATTATTTCCCGGGATAAGAATAGGATGGATAATGGCTGATCAAGAGTTTATAGGTTATCTTGAAAGTGTTAAGAGGAGCAGAAATATTCATACATCATTTTTAGATCAAGCGGTGCTGTATGAATATCTTGAGAGTGGTAATTTTGAGAAATACATAAGAAAAGCAAGAAAGGTTTACAAAGAAAAATATGAATTTGTACTAAAATGTGCGGATAAATATATACCGGATGCAAAGGTATATGGTGAGGGAGGACTTCATATTTTTATTAAGCTTGAAGGTGTGAATGCAAGAAACGTTCTAAAAATATGCTGTGAAAGAGGAGTTATCTTTACCCCTGGAGATATATTTTACACAGACCATTCTAGAAATGATACTTTCAGATTAGGATTTTCACGAGTAAGTATTAATGAAATAGAGCGTGGATTTAAAATAATAGGTGATGTAGTAAAAGAATTAAAGGTATAA
- a CDS encoding D-alanine--D-alanine ligase family protein — translation MSKINVAVMFGGRSVEHEISIITGLQVVENIDKSKYNAIPVYVDKKGDWYTGEALCDVKNYKDMPSLISKCQKVFMPPIPSMSRLYIYPMKTSLFKKEPESIDVDVVFPAFHGMHGEDGTIQGFFHLANIPYVGSGVTGSAVGMDKIIMKDIFKANDIPIVNYTWFLRSQYEENSEAVVDKIEEKLKYPMFVKPANLGSSIGISKAKNREGLIDAIDIAINYDRKIIVEEGVDNLIEINCSTIGNEQVISSVCEQPVSWEDFLSYDDKYLRQGSSKGMQSTVRRIPAPIPDEQTKEIQELSKKVFKVLDCSGVSRIDFMIDKSTGKVFVNEINTMPGSVAFYLWEPVGIKFTELIDKLIQYGIEAHKERNKNIYTFDSQVLVKASSGKAGGAKISK, via the coding sequence ATGTCAAAAATAAATGTAGCAGTTATGTTTGGAGGACGTTCAGTTGAACATGAAATCTCAATCATAACAGGACTTCAAGTTGTTGAAAATATAGATAAGTCAAAGTATAATGCAATACCCGTATATGTAGATAAAAAAGGTGATTGGTATACAGGAGAGGCATTATGTGATGTAAAGAATTATAAGGATATGCCATCTCTTATATCAAAGTGTCAGAAAGTATTTATGCCGCCTATACCATCAATGAGCAGGTTGTATATATATCCTATGAAAACAAGTTTGTTTAAAAAAGAACCAGAATCAATAGATGTAGATGTAGTTTTCCCTGCATTCCATGGTATGCACGGTGAGGATGGAACTATACAGGGATTTTTTCACCTAGCAAATATACCATATGTGGGAAGTGGTGTTACTGGTTCTGCTGTAGGCATGGATAAAATTATAATGAAAGATATATTTAAAGCAAATGATATTCCAATTGTTAATTACACGTGGTTCTTAAGAAGTCAATATGAGGAAAATAGTGAAGCTGTAGTTGATAAGATAGAGGAAAAATTAAAGTATCCTATGTTTGTAAAACCTGCAAATCTTGGCTCAAGTATTGGAATAAGTAAAGCAAAGAATAGAGAAGGTCTGATAGATGCAATAGATATTGCTATTAATTATGATAGAAAGATAATAGTTGAAGAAGGTGTTGACAATTTAATAGAAATAAACTGTTCGACTATAGGTAATGAGCAAGTTATATCTTCAGTTTGCGAGCAGCCTGTATCATGGGAAGATTTTTTAAGTTATGATGATAAATATCTGAGACAGGGAAGTTCAAAAGGTATGCAGAGTACTGTCAGAAGAATACCGGCACCTATTCCTGATGAACAAACAAAAGAAATTCAAGAACTATCCAAAAAAGTATTCAAGGTTTTGGATTGCTCCGGAGTTTCCAGAATAGATTTCATGATAGATAAGTCCACAGGTAAAGTTTTTGTAAATGAGATAAATACAATGCCGGGTTCAGTGGCTTTTTATCTGTGGGAACCTGTTGGAATCAAATTTACAGAACTCATAGATAAATTGATACAGTATGGAATAGAAGCGCATAAAGAACGTAACAAAAATATATATACATTTGATTCGCAGGTTTTAGTAAAGGCAAGTTCAGGCAAAGCAGGTGGAGCAAAGATTTCTAAGTAG
- a CDS encoding pyridoxal phosphate-dependent aminotransferase produces the protein MSKPVLSEHFKKRAPSDVRLGQMKFAERKEKPALINVAIGNVSLPTNPAMQKRMFALDSPESPFSKGVIRYSGTAGTDEAQDAFKNILKCQGFDTEKIFVQVTDGGSSAMEMLLLGVCGPAGTDEKPLLMIDPAYTNYISFAERIGRKTVTVKRSLAEDGNFSLPKIDEIEETIKKYNPGALLIIPYDNPTGQLYDYETLKDLAGLCVKYNMWMVSDEAYRELYYSKSEKLVSIWGLSDKDVPGIEGRRISLETASKVWNACGLRIGALITDSKEFHTQAVAEYTANLCSNVIGQYIFGALAHESKESINNWCKGLRDYYKEIMFKLHKGLKEADPNLIVSNPAASIYTVVDVKNIVKPGFDAIDFVMYCAQKGSVDYNGVETTLLVAPLEGFYDIKGEPNPGDTQMRLALIESPENMEKVPELFIKLLRAYEKTR, from the coding sequence ATGAGTAAACCAGTATTATCAGAACATTTCAAAAAAAGGGCACCATCAGATGTAAGGCTTGGTCAAATGAAATTTGCTGAGCGTAAGGAAAAACCTGCACTTATAAATGTGGCAATTGGAAATGTTTCACTTCCAACTAACCCTGCAATGCAGAAAAGGATGTTCGCATTAGATTCACCTGAAAGTCCATTTTCAAAAGGAGTTATAAGATATTCTGGAACAGCTGGTACAGATGAAGCTCAGGATGCATTTAAAAACATTCTTAAATGCCAGGGTTTCGATACAGAAAAAATATTTGTTCAAGTAACTGATGGTGGTTCCAGTGCTATGGAAATGTTATTACTTGGCGTTTGTGGACCTGCAGGCACTGATGAAAAACCACTTTTAATGATTGACCCAGCATATACAAACTATATCTCTTTTGCAGAAAGAATAGGACGTAAAACAGTAACAGTAAAACGTAGTCTAGCTGAAGATGGAAACTTCAGTCTACCAAAAATAGATGAAATAGAAGAAACAATTAAAAAATATAATCCTGGAGCACTTCTTATTATACCTTACGATAATCCTACAGGACAGCTTTATGATTATGAGACTCTCAAAGATCTTGCAGGCTTATGTGTAAAATATAATATGTGGATGGTAAGTGATGAAGCTTATCGTGAACTATATTATTCTAAAAGCGAAAAACTTGTAAGCATATGGGGACTTTCCGACAAAGACGTTCCTGGAATAGAAGGCAGAAGAATAAGCCTGGAAACTGCTTCAAAAGTATGGAATGCATGTGGCTTAAGAATAGGAGCTTTAATTACTGATAGTAAAGAATTCCACACTCAGGCAGTTGCTGAATATACTGCTAACCTTTGCAGTAATGTAATTGGACAATATATATTTGGAGCATTAGCTCATGAAAGTAAGGAAAGTATAAATAACTGGTGCAAAGGACTTCGTGATTATTACAAAGAAATTATGTTCAAACTTCATAAAGGTTTGAAGGAAGCTGATCCTAATTTAATAGTTTCAAATCCTGCTGCATCTATATATACAGTAGTAGATGTTAAAAATATTGTAAAACCAGGTTTTGATGCAATCGATTTTGTTATGTATTGTGCACAAAAAGGATCAGTTGACTACAATGGAGTTGAGACAACTCTTTTAGTTGCACCTTTAGAGGGTTTCTATGATATAAAAGGTGAACCTAATCCAGGAGATACCCAGATGCGTCTTGCATTAATAGAATCCCCTGAAAATATGGAAAAGGTTCCTGAATTATTTATAAAACTTCTAAGAGCTTATGAAAAAACTAGATAA
- the htpG gene encoding molecular chaperone HtpG produces MATKQFKAESKRLLDLMINSIYTNKEIFLRELISNASDAIDKSYYRSLVDENVSFNKDDFYIRITSNKEDRTLTITDTGIGMTKDELENNLGTIAKSGSLAFKNENEIKDGVDIIGQFGVGFYSAFMVSDDVVVKSRSINSDKAYKWESKGIEGYDIEECEKPEVGTEIILKIKADTEDESYDKYLEEHSLKELIKKYSDFIKYPIKMLVKKSKKKEGTDKEGKEPEYEDYFEDETLNSMVPIWRKNKNELKQEDYDKFYMDKHFGWEKPLKTIHSSVEGAVSYTTLLFIPAKAPYDFYTKEFKKGLELYSNGVLIMEKCEDLLPDYFAFVQGLVDSADFSLNISRELLQHDRQLKFIAKKIKEKIKNELLLMIKKDREKYVEFYNNFGKQLKYGVYSDFGANKDVLQDLLMFYSSTEKRLVTLDEYVSRMKEDQKYIYYAAGETIDKIEKLPQTELVKDKEYEILYFTDDVDEFAIKMLMKYKEKEFKSVSSNDLGFEADEKESKKETEENKELFDFMKETLKDKVKEVRASQRLKSHPVCLANDGELSIEMEKILKTMPNNPNIKADKILEINTNHPMFVAIKNAFAEDKDKVKMYSNLLYNEALLIEGLPIEDPVKFANDVCKLIK; encoded by the coding sequence ATGGCTACAAAACAATTTAAAGCTGAATCAAAGAGGCTCCTTGATTTGATGATTAATTCTATTTATACAAACAAGGAAATATTTTTAAGAGAACTTATATCAAATGCAAGTGATGCAATTGATAAAAGTTATTATCGTTCGCTTGTAGATGAAAATGTTAGCTTTAACAAGGATGATTTTTATATAAGAATAACTTCAAATAAGGAAGATAGAACTCTTACTATAACTGATACGGGTATAGGAATGACAAAAGATGAGTTAGAGAACAATCTAGGTACTATTGCTAAAAGTGGTTCATTAGCTTTTAAAAATGAAAATGAAATTAAAGATGGAGTTGATATTATAGGACAATTTGGAGTTGGTTTTTACTCAGCATTCATGGTATCAGATGACGTTGTTGTAAAAAGTCGTTCAATAAACTCCGATAAAGCTTATAAGTGGGAATCAAAGGGAATTGAAGGCTATGACATTGAAGAATGTGAAAAACCTGAAGTTGGAACTGAAATAATTCTTAAGATAAAGGCAGACACTGAAGATGAAAGCTATGACAAATATTTGGAAGAACATTCACTTAAAGAATTAATTAAAAAGTATTCTGATTTTATAAAATATCCAATAAAAATGCTGGTTAAAAAGAGCAAGAAAAAAGAAGGAACAGATAAAGAAGGAAAAGAACCAGAGTATGAGGATTATTTTGAAGATGAAACTTTAAATAGTATGGTTCCAATTTGGAGAAAGAATAAAAATGAATTAAAACAAGAAGATTATGATAAATTTTATATGGATAAGCATTTTGGATGGGAAAAGCCTTTAAAAACAATACATTCGAGTGTTGAAGGTGCAGTAAGTTATACAACTCTTTTATTTATACCAGCTAAAGCTCCTTATGATTTTTATACAAAGGAATTTAAAAAGGGTTTGGAACTTTATTCAAACGGTGTACTTATAATGGAAAAATGTGAAGATTTACTTCCAGATTACTTTGCATTTGTCCAGGGTTTAGTTGATTCTGCTGATTTTTCCCTGAATATTTCAAGAGAGCTTTTACAGCATGATAGACAACTTAAATTTATAGCAAAAAAGATAAAGGAAAAAATAAAAAACGAACTTTTGTTAATGATAAAAAAAGATCGAGAAAAGTATGTTGAATTTTATAACAATTTTGGAAAACAGCTTAAATATGGTGTATATTCTGATTTCGGAGCTAATAAAGATGTACTTCAGGATTTACTTATGTTTTATTCATCAACTGAAAAGAGACTTGTAACTTTAGATGAATATGTATCAAGGATGAAGGAAGATCAAAAATATATATATTATGCAGCAGGTGAAACTATAGATAAAATCGAAAAACTACCTCAAACTGAACTTGTAAAGGATAAGGAATATGAAATACTTTATTTTACAGATGATGTTGATGAATTTGCAATAAAAATGCTTATGAAATATAAAGAGAAGGAATTTAAATCAGTTTCAAGTAATGATTTAGGGTTCGAAGCAGATGAAAAGGAAAGTAAAAAAGAGACAGAGGAGAATAAGGAATTATTTGATTTCATGAAAGAAACATTAAAAGATAAGGTTAAGGAAGTAAGAGCTTCACAGAGGTTAAAAAGTCATCCAGTTTGCCTCGCAAATGATGGTGAATTGTCAATTGAAATGGAAAAGATACTTAAAACAATGCCTAATAACCCAAATATAAAGGCAGATAAAATTTTAGAGATAAATACAAACCATCCTATGTTTGTTGCCATTAAAAACGCATTTGCTGAGGATAAGGATAAAGTTAAAATGTATTCTAACTTGCTGTACAATGAAGCTTTATTGATTGAGGGGCTTCCAATAGAGGATCCAGTTAAATTTGCAAATGATGTATGTAAACTTATTAAATAG